One window of the Klebsiella sp. WP3-W18-ESBL-02 genome contains the following:
- the dmsA gene encoding dimethylsulfoxide reductase subunit A, whose amino-acid sequence MKTETPDALLAAEVSRRGLMKTTAISGLAMASGAFTLPFSRIVNAAEALDPATAAERVTWSACTVNCGSRCPLRMHVVDGEIKYVETDNTGDDNYDGLHQVRACLRGRSMRRRVYNPDRLKYPMKRVGKRGEGKFERISWEEAFDTIADNMKRLIKDYGNESIYLNYGTGTLGGTLTRSWPPGKTLIARLMNCCGGYLNHYGDYSSAQIAAGLNYTYGGWADGNSPSDIENSQLVVLFGNNPGETRMSGGGVTYYLEQARQKSNARMIIVDPRYTDTGAGREDEWIPIRPGTDAALVSALAWVMITENLVDQPFLDKYCVGYDEKTLPEGAPANGHYKAYILGQGSDGTAKTPEWASTITGIPAERIVKLAREIATTKPAYISQGWGPQRHANGEIVTRAISMLSILTGNVGIHGGNSGAREGSYEVPFERMPTLENPVQTSISMFMWTDAIVRGPEMTAMRDGVRGKDKLDVPIKMIWNYAGNCLINQHSEINRTHEILQDDKKCEMIVVIDCHMTSSAKYADILLPDCTASEQMDFALDASCGNMSYVIFTDQVIKPRFECKTIYDMTTELAKRMGVEQQFTEGRTQEGWMRHLHELSRQAVPELPDFDTFRKQGIFKQRDPEGHHVAYKAFREDPQANPLTTPSGKIEIYSQELAKIAATWELAEGDVIDPLPIYTPGFENYNDPLAEKYPLQMTGFHYKARVHSTYGNVDVLKAACRQEMWINPLDAKKRGIANGDRVRIFNDRGEVHIEAKVTPRMMPGIVALGEGAWYDPDAKRVDQAGSINVLTTQRPSPLAKGNPSHTNLVQVEKV is encoded by the coding sequence ATGAAAACTGAAACCCCCGATGCTTTACTGGCAGCCGAGGTCAGCCGTCGTGGTTTAATGAAAACCACGGCCATTAGCGGCCTGGCGATGGCCAGCGGTGCTTTTACGCTCCCGTTTAGCCGTATCGTTAATGCTGCCGAAGCGCTGGACCCGGCAACGGCAGCGGAACGTGTCACCTGGAGTGCGTGCACGGTAAACTGTGGAAGCCGCTGCCCGCTGCGCATGCATGTTGTCGATGGCGAGATTAAGTACGTAGAAACCGATAATACCGGCGATGATAACTACGACGGGCTGCACCAGGTTCGTGCCTGCCTGCGCGGGCGTTCAATGCGTCGCCGCGTCTACAACCCGGATCGCTTGAAATACCCAATGAAGCGGGTAGGCAAACGTGGTGAAGGTAAATTCGAGCGTATTAGCTGGGAAGAAGCCTTTGATACTATTGCCGATAATATGAAACGCTTGATCAAAGATTACGGCAATGAATCGATTTATCTCAACTATGGCACCGGTACCCTGGGAGGAACGTTAACCCGCTCCTGGCCGCCGGGCAAAACGCTGATTGCGCGCCTGATGAACTGCTGCGGCGGATATCTGAACCATTACGGCGACTACTCCTCTGCGCAGATTGCTGCGGGCCTGAACTATACCTACGGCGGCTGGGCTGACGGCAACAGCCCGTCCGATATCGAAAACAGCCAACTGGTGGTGCTGTTTGGTAACAACCCTGGCGAAACGCGCATGAGCGGCGGCGGGGTGACTTACTATCTGGAGCAGGCGCGGCAGAAATCGAATGCGCGCATGATCATTGTCGATCCGCGCTATACCGATACCGGGGCAGGCCGCGAAGATGAATGGATCCCGATTCGTCCGGGTACCGATGCGGCGCTGGTTTCCGCGCTGGCGTGGGTGATGATCACCGAAAATCTGGTCGATCAGCCGTTCCTCGATAAATACTGCGTGGGTTACGACGAAAAAACGCTACCGGAAGGCGCGCCGGCCAATGGCCACTACAAGGCTTATATTCTGGGTCAGGGTAGTGATGGCACGGCAAAAACACCGGAATGGGCATCGACGATTACCGGTATTCCGGCCGAGCGCATTGTCAAACTGGCGCGTGAAATCGCCACCACGAAGCCCGCTTATATCTCTCAGGGATGGGGGCCGCAGCGTCACGCGAATGGCGAAATCGTGACCCGTGCCATTTCTATGCTGTCCATTCTGACCGGCAACGTGGGTATTCACGGCGGTAACAGCGGGGCGCGTGAAGGCTCCTATGAAGTGCCGTTTGAGCGTATGCCAACGCTGGAAAACCCCGTTCAAACCAGCATCTCCATGTTCATGTGGACTGATGCGATCGTTCGCGGCCCGGAAATGACGGCCATGCGTGACGGCGTGCGTGGCAAAGATAAGCTGGACGTACCGATCAAAATGATCTGGAACTATGCCGGTAACTGCCTGATTAACCAGCACTCTGAGATAAACCGCACCCATGAAATCCTGCAGGATGACAAGAAGTGCGAAATGATAGTGGTCATCGACTGCCACATGACCTCGTCGGCGAAGTATGCCGATATCCTGCTGCCGGACTGCACGGCATCCGAACAGATGGACTTCGCGCTGGATGCATCCTGCGGCAACATGTCTTACGTCATCTTCACCGATCAGGTGATTAAGCCGCGCTTCGAGTGTAAGACGATTTACGACATGACGACCGAGCTGGCTAAACGCATGGGCGTTGAGCAGCAGTTTACCGAAGGGCGCACGCAGGAAGGATGGATGCGTCATCTGCACGAACTTTCCCGCCAGGCAGTGCCTGAGCTGCCGGACTTCGATACGTTCCGCAAGCAGGGCATCTTCAAGCAGCGCGATCCGGAAGGGCATCACGTGGCGTATAAAGCGTTCCGTGAAGACCCACAGGCCAATCCGCTAACTACGCCGTCGGGCAAAATTGAGATCTACTCGCAGGAGCTGGCGAAAATCGCTGCCACCTGGGAACTGGCGGAAGGTGATGTTATCGATCCGTTACCGATCTACACACCGGGCTTTGAAAACTACAACGATCCGCTAGCTGAGAAGTATCCGCTGCAGATGACCGGCTTCCACTATAAAGCACGCGTTCACTCCACCTATGGCAACGTTGACGTGCTGAAGGCGGCCTGCCGTCAGGAAATGTGGATTAATCCGCTGGATGCGAAAAAACGCGGCATCGCCAACGGCGATCGCGTGCGCATCTTTAACGATCGTGGGGAAGTGCATATTGAAGCTAAGGTCACACCGCGCATGATGCCGGGTATCGTGGCGCTGGGCGAGGGGGCATGGTATGACCCGGATGCCAAGCGTGTTGACCAGGCGGGCAGCATTAACGTGCTGACCACGCAGCGCCCGTCGCCGCTGGCGAAAGGCAATCCATCGCACACGAACCTTGTTCAGGTCGAGAAGGTGTAA
- the serS gene encoding serine--tRNA ligase — protein MLDPNLLRTEPDAVAEKLARRGFKLDVDKLRALEERRKVLQVETENLQAERNSRSKSIGQAKARGEDIEPLRLEVNKLGEQLDAAKSELDVLLAEIRDIALTIPNIPHDDAPIGRDENDNVEVSRWGTPREFDFEIRDHVTLGEMHSGLDFAAAVKLTGSRFVVMKGQIARMHRALSQFMLDLHTEQHGYSENYVPYLVNQDTLYGTGQLPKFAGDLFHTRPLEEEADSSNYALIPTAEVPLTNLVRDEIIDEDDLPIKMTAHTPCFRSEAGSYGRDTRGLIRMHQFDKVEMVQIVRPEDSMAALEEMTGHAEKVLQLLGLPYRKIILCTGDMGFGACKTYDLEVWVPAQNTYREISSCSNVWDFQARRMQARCRSKSDKKTRLVHTLNGSGLAVGRTLVAVLENYQQADGRIEVPEVLRPYMNGLEFIG, from the coding sequence ATGCTCGATCCCAATCTGCTGCGTACAGAGCCAGACGCAGTCGCAGAAAAACTGGCACGCCGGGGCTTTAAGCTGGATGTAGATAAACTTCGCGCTCTCGAAGAGCGTCGTAAAGTGCTGCAGGTAGAAACTGAAAATCTGCAGGCAGAGCGTAACTCGCGATCGAAATCCATCGGCCAGGCGAAAGCACGCGGGGAAGATATTGAGCCTTTACGCCTGGAAGTGAACAAGCTCGGCGAACAGCTGGATGCCGCGAAATCCGAACTGGACGTTCTGCTGGCAGAGATTCGCGATATCGCGCTGACCATCCCGAACATCCCGCACGACGACGCACCGATCGGTCGAGACGAAAACGACAACGTTGAAGTCTCCCGTTGGGGCACGCCGCGTGAATTCGATTTCGAGATCCGCGATCATGTGACGCTGGGTGAAATGCACAGCGGCCTCGACTTTGCTGCCGCCGTTAAGCTGACCGGTTCACGTTTCGTCGTGATGAAAGGCCAGATCGCCCGTATGCACCGCGCGCTGTCGCAGTTTATGCTGGATCTGCACACCGAACAGCATGGCTATAGCGAAAACTATGTGCCTTACCTGGTCAACCAGGACACCCTGTACGGTACCGGGCAACTGCCGAAATTTGCCGGTGACCTGTTCCATACTCGTCCGCTGGAAGAAGAAGCTGACAGCAGCAACTATGCGCTGATCCCAACGGCGGAAGTGCCGCTGACTAACCTCGTTCGCGATGAAATCATCGACGAAGACGATCTGCCGATCAAAATGACCGCACACACGCCGTGCTTCCGCTCTGAAGCGGGTTCCTACGGTCGTGACACGCGTGGTCTGATCCGTATGCACCAGTTCGACAAAGTTGAAATGGTACAGATCGTTCGTCCGGAAGATTCTATGGCGGCGCTGGAAGAAATGACCGGTCACGCAGAAAAAGTCCTGCAGCTGCTGGGTCTGCCATACCGTAAAATCATCCTGTGTACCGGTGACATGGGCTTCGGTGCCTGCAAAACCTATGACCTCGAAGTCTGGGTTCCGGCGCAGAATACCTACCGCGAGATCTCCTCTTGCTCTAACGTCTGGGATTTCCAGGCGCGCCGCATGCAGGCTCGCTGCCGCAGCAAGTCCGATAAGAAAACCCGTCTGGTCCATACCCTCAACGGTTCCGGGCTGGCGGTAGGGCGTACGCTGGTTGCCGTGCTGGAAAACTACCAGCAGGCTGATGGCCGCATTGAAGTACCAGAGGTGCTGCGTCCATATATGAACGGTCTGGAATTTATCGGTTAA
- the rarA gene encoding replication-associated recombination protein RarA: MSNLSLDFSENTFQPLAARMRPENLAQYIGQQHLLAAGKPLPRAIEAGHLHSMILWGPSGTGKTTLAEVIARYANADVERISAVTSGVKEIREAIERARQNRNAGRRTILFVDEVHRFNKSQQDAFLPHIEDGTITFIGATTENPSFELNSALLSRARVYLLKSLTTEDIEQVLTQAMDDKARGYGGQDIVLPDETRRAIAELVNGDARRALNTLEMMADMAELDEAGKRVLQPQLLTEIAGERSARFDNKGDRFYDLISALHKSVRGSAPDAALYWYARIISAGGDPLYVARRCLAIASEDVGNADPRAMQVAISAWDCFTRVGPAEGERAIAQAIVYLACAPKSNAVYTAFKAAMADARERPDYDVPVHLRNAPTKLMKEMGYGQEYRYAHDEPNAYAAGEEYFPSEMAQTRYYHPTNRGLEGKIGEKLAWLAEQDQNSRTKRYR; encoded by the coding sequence GTGAGCAACCTGTCGCTCGATTTTTCAGAGAATACGTTTCAACCTCTGGCCGCGCGTATGCGGCCAGAGAACTTAGCGCAGTACATCGGCCAGCAGCACCTGCTGGCTGCCGGTAAGCCGCTGCCGCGAGCCATTGAGGCGGGGCATCTGCACTCGATGATCCTCTGGGGGCCGTCTGGCACCGGCAAAACCACGCTGGCGGAAGTGATTGCTCGCTACGCGAATGCCGACGTCGAGCGAATTTCTGCCGTTACCTCCGGGGTGAAAGAGATCCGTGAAGCGATTGAACGCGCGCGGCAGAACCGCAATGCCGGGCGTCGCACTATTCTGTTCGTTGACGAAGTTCACCGCTTCAATAAAAGCCAGCAGGATGCGTTTCTGCCGCATATTGAGGACGGCACCATCACCTTCATTGGTGCAACCACGGAAAACCCCTCGTTTGAACTGAACTCGGCGCTGCTTTCCCGGGCGCGCGTTTATCTGCTGAAATCGCTCACCACCGAGGATATTGAGCAAGTGCTCACTCAGGCGATGGACGACAAGGCGCGCGGCTACGGCGGGCAGGATATTGTCCTGCCGGACGAAACCCGGCGGGCGATTGCGGAGCTGGTTAACGGTGATGCGCGTAGAGCGCTGAATACGCTGGAAATGATGGCCGATATGGCCGAGCTTGACGAGGCGGGTAAGCGCGTACTCCAGCCGCAGCTACTGACCGAAATTGCCGGCGAACGCAGCGCCCGTTTTGATAACAAAGGCGACCGTTTCTACGATCTGATTTCCGCGCTGCACAAGTCGGTGCGCGGCAGCGCGCCGGATGCGGCGCTGTATTGGTATGCGCGCATTATCAGCGCCGGAGGCGATCCGCTGTACGTTGCGCGCCGCTGCCTGGCGATTGCTTCCGAAGATGTCGGCAATGCCGATCCGCGCGCGATGCAGGTTGCGATTTCAGCCTGGGACTGCTTCACCCGCGTTGGTCCGGCCGAAGGCGAAAGAGCCATTGCGCAGGCCATTGTTTACCTTGCCTGTGCGCCGAAAAGCAACGCCGTGTACACCGCGTTTAAAGCGGCGATGGCCGATGCGCGTGAACGCCCGGATTACGACGTACCGGTGCATCTGCGCAATGCGCCGACCAAACTGATGAAAGAGATGGGCTACGGGCAAGAGTATCGCTACGCCCACGATGAACCGAACGCTTACGCCGCCGGTGAAGAGTATTTCCCCAGCGAAATGGCGCAAACTCGCTACTATCACCCGACCAATCGGGGTCTTGAAGGCAAGATTGGCGAAAAGCTCGCCTGGCTCGCTGAACAGGATCAAAATAGCCGCACAAAACGCTACCGCTAG
- the lolA gene encoding outer membrane lipoprotein chaperone LolA has protein sequence MKKIAITCALLSSFVVSSVWADAAGDLKSRLDKVSSFHASFTQKVTDGSGNAVQDGQGDLWVKRPNLFNWHMTQPDESILVSDGKTLWFYNPFVEQATATWLKDATGNTPFMLIARNQASDWQQYNIQQNGDDFVLTPRGNNGNLKKFTINVGRDGTIHQFSAIEQDDQRSSYQLKSQQNGSVDASKFTFTPPQGVTVDDQRK, from the coding sequence ATGAAAAAGATCGCGATCACGTGTGCATTACTTTCCAGCTTTGTTGTCAGCAGCGTATGGGCTGATGCCGCCGGTGACCTGAAAAGCCGTCTGGATAAAGTCAGCAGCTTCCACGCCAGCTTCACGCAAAAAGTCACCGATGGCAGCGGTAATGCGGTGCAGGATGGTCAGGGCGATCTGTGGGTGAAACGCCCGAATCTGTTCAACTGGCATATGACGCAGCCGGATGAAAGCATTCTGGTTTCTGACGGTAAAACCCTGTGGTTCTACAACCCGTTCGTCGAGCAGGCGACCGCGACCTGGCTGAAAGATGCTACCGGCAATACGCCGTTTATGCTGATTGCCCGTAACCAGGCCAGCGACTGGCAGCAATATAACATTCAGCAAAATGGCGATGATTTTGTGTTAACGCCGCGCGGCAACAACGGTAACCTGAAGAAATTCACCATCAACGTTGGCCGCGATGGCACCATCCATCAGTTCAGCGCCATCGAGCAGGACGATCAGCGCAGCAGCTATCAGCTGAAATCGCAGCAGAACGGCTCGGTGGATGCCTCCAAATTCACCTTTACGCCGCCGCAGGGCGTGACGGTGGACGATCAGCGTAAGTAA
- a CDS encoding DNA translocase FtsK 4TM domain-containing protein has translation MSQEYTEDKEVKLTKLSSGRRLLEALLLLCAIFAVWLMAALLSFNPSDPSWSQTAWHEPIHNLCGASGAWLADTLFFIFGVMAYTIPVIIVGGCWFAWRHRASEDYIDYFAVSLRLIGVLAIILTSCGLAAINADDIWYFASGGVIGSLLSTALQPMLHSSGGTIALLCIWAAGLTLFTGWSWVSIAEKMGSWILNILTFASNRTRRDDTWVDEDEYDDEDEYEDEGEPARKAVHESRRARILRGALARRKRIAEKFSNPMGRKTDEALFSGRRMDEPEAASHYVAAADPDDVLFSGASAARATEYDEYDPLLNGHSVADPLSAAAAAASTPAWAADPMQTAAPAAEQPGVEWHSVPHPVAAEPVIAPAPEGWPPAQQPVYADPLLAQPQQPVYADPQYAQPQQPVYADPQYAQPQQPVYAESQYAQPQQHDYVDPLFAQPQQPAYAEPQYAQPQQPAYAEPQYAQPQQPAYAEPQYAQPQQPAYAEPQYAQPQQPAYAEPQYAQPQQHDYVDPLFAQPQQSAYVDPQYAQPQQPVYAEPQYAQPPQPAYVEPQYAQPQQPVYEEPQYIAQPEPTPVAEPEPVVEEEVKPAHRPPLYYFEEVEEKRAREREQLAAWYQPIPEPLAPVEARAASMPAASTPVSIPEPTAPVAPVAASVRHAAVAAGAAATAAASAPLFSPAEGPRPQVKEGIGPKLPRPNRVRVPTRRELASYGIKLPSQRMAEERAAREAERYQHDDHTPLSDEEADALEQDALARQFAASQQQRYGEAHVEEDFVAEEDADAVAEAELARQFAASQQTRYASEQPEGAHPFSLDDFEFSPMKTLVDDTPKAPLFTPGVMPEPATPQPQQYAQPQTPQYAQPQQAPQYAAQQPQVQQPQYVPPQPATPPQESLIHPLLMRNGDDRPLQKPTTPLPSLDLLTPPPTEVEPVDTFALEQMARLVETRLADYRIKADVVNYSPGPVITRFELNLAPGVKAARISNLSRDLARSLSTVAVRVVEVIPGKPYVGLELPNKKRQTVYLREVLDCDKFRDNPSPLTVVLGKDIAGEPVVADLAKMPHLLVAGTTGSGKSVGVNAMILSMLYKAQPEDVRFIMIDPKMLELSVYEGIPHLLTEVVTDMKDAANALRWSVNEMERRYKLMSALGVRNLAGYNEKIAEAARMGRPIPDPYWKPGDSMDATHPVLEKLPYIVVLVDEFADLMMTVGKKVEELIARLAQKARAAGIHLVLATQRPSVDVITGLIKANIPTRIAFTVSSKIDSRTILDQGGAESLLGMGDMLYAAPNSNTPIRVHGAFVRDQEVHAVVQDWKARGRPQYIDGITSDSESEGGGGGFDGGEELDPLFDQAVNFVTQKRKASISGVQRQFRIGYNRAARIIEQMEAQGIVSEQGHNGNREVLAPPPFD, from the coding sequence TTGAGCCAGGAATATACAGAAGACAAAGAAGTCAAACTCACTAAACTCAGCAGCGGACGCCGGCTCCTTGAGGCGTTACTTCTCCTATGCGCCATTTTTGCCGTTTGGTTAATGGCAGCACTACTGAGCTTCAATCCTTCCGATCCCAGCTGGTCGCAAACGGCCTGGCACGAACCTATCCATAATCTGTGCGGCGCATCCGGCGCATGGCTTGCCGATACGCTGTTCTTTATCTTCGGCGTGATGGCCTACACCATCCCGGTGATTATCGTGGGCGGCTGTTGGTTTGCCTGGCGACACCGTGCCAGCGAAGATTACATCGACTATTTCGCCGTCTCCCTGCGCCTGATTGGCGTGCTGGCGATTATTCTGACCTCCTGCGGCCTGGCCGCTATCAACGCCGATGATATCTGGTACTTTGCTTCCGGAGGCGTGATTGGCAGCCTGCTCAGCACGGCGCTACAGCCGATGCTGCACAGCAGCGGCGGCACCATTGCGCTGTTGTGTATCTGGGCTGCGGGTCTGACGCTGTTTACCGGCTGGTCATGGGTGAGCATTGCCGAGAAAATGGGCAGCTGGATACTGAATATCCTCACCTTTGCCAGTAACCGTACGCGTCGCGATGATACCTGGGTTGATGAAGACGAATACGACGACGAAGACGAGTACGAGGATGAAGGTGAGCCTGCGCGCAAAGCCGTGCATGAATCCCGCCGCGCTCGTATCCTGCGCGGTGCGCTGGCCCGCCGTAAACGCATAGCCGAAAAATTCTCTAATCCGATGGGGCGCAAGACCGACGAAGCGCTCTTTTCCGGCCGCAGAATGGATGAGCCGGAAGCGGCGTCGCACTATGTCGCCGCAGCGGATCCTGATGACGTTCTTTTCTCCGGCGCCAGCGCAGCACGCGCGACGGAGTATGATGAATACGACCCGCTGCTGAACGGACATTCGGTGGCCGATCCGCTGTCTGCCGCAGCCGCTGCGGCATCGACACCAGCATGGGCCGCTGACCCGATGCAGACTGCAGCGCCTGCTGCCGAGCAACCTGGCGTTGAGTGGCACTCTGTTCCCCATCCCGTTGCCGCGGAACCGGTGATTGCGCCCGCGCCAGAAGGTTGGCCGCCAGCACAGCAGCCTGTTTATGCCGACCCGCTGTTGGCACAACCGCAGCAGCCTGTTTATGCTGACCCGCAGTACGCACAACCGCAGCAGCCTGTTTATGCCGACCCGCAGTACGCGCAGCCGCAGCAGCCTGTTTATGCAGAATCGCAGTACGCGCAGCCGCAGCAGCATGATTATGTGGACCCGCTTTTCGCGCAGCCGCAGCAGCCTGCTTATGCAGAACCGCAGTACGCGCAGCCGCAGCAGCCTGCTTATGCAGAACCGCAGTACGCGCAGCCGCAGCAGCCTGCTTATGCAGAACCGCAGTACGCGCAGCCGCAGCAGCCTGCTTATGCAGAACCGCAGTACGCGCAGCCGCAGCAGCCTGCTTATGCAGAACCGCAGTATGCGCAGCCGCAGCAGCATGATTATGTGGACCCGCTTTTCGCGCAGCCGCAGCAGTCTGCTTATGTAGATCCGCAGTACGCGCAGCCGCAGCAGCCTGTTTATGCAGAGCCACAGTACGCGCAGCCGCCGCAGCCCGCTTATGTCGAGCCGCAGTACGCACAGCCCCAGCAGCCGGTTTACGAGGAGCCGCAGTATATCGCTCAGCCTGAGCCGACACCGGTTGCTGAGCCAGAGCCGGTTGTGGAAGAAGAGGTTAAACCCGCACATCGCCCACCGCTTTACTACTTCGAAGAAGTGGAAGAAAAACGTGCGCGCGAGCGTGAGCAACTGGCGGCATGGTATCAGCCTATCCCTGAGCCTTTAGCGCCGGTAGAAGCGCGCGCGGCGTCAATGCCTGCTGCCTCAACGCCAGTGTCGATCCCTGAGCCAACAGCGCCGGTTGCCCCGGTGGCGGCGAGCGTTCGCCATGCGGCCGTTGCTGCGGGTGCCGCTGCGACAGCCGCGGCCTCAGCGCCGCTGTTTAGCCCGGCAGAAGGCCCGCGCCCGCAGGTGAAAGAGGGCATTGGCCCGAAACTGCCGCGTCCGAATCGCGTTCGCGTGCCGACTCGCCGTGAACTGGCATCCTACGGAATTAAGCTGCCTTCGCAGCGGATGGCCGAAGAGCGCGCCGCGCGTGAAGCCGAGCGCTATCAGCATGACGATCATACCCCGCTCAGCGATGAAGAAGCCGATGCGCTCGAGCAGGATGCGCTGGCACGCCAGTTTGCTGCCTCCCAGCAACAACGCTACGGCGAAGCGCACGTCGAAGAGGATTTCGTCGCGGAAGAGGATGCTGACGCGGTCGCTGAAGCCGAGCTGGCGCGCCAGTTTGCGGCTTCGCAACAGACTCGCTATGCCAGCGAACAGCCGGAAGGCGCTCATCCGTTCTCCCTCGATGATTTCGAATTTTCGCCAATGAAAACGCTGGTGGACGATACGCCAAAAGCGCCGCTCTTTACCCCTGGCGTGATGCCGGAGCCTGCGACACCGCAGCCTCAGCAATACGCGCAGCCGCAGACGCCGCAGTATGCTCAGCCGCAGCAGGCACCTCAATATGCAGCGCAGCAGCCGCAGGTTCAGCAGCCGCAGTACGTGCCGCCGCAGCCGGCAACACCGCCGCAGGAAAGCCTGATTCACCCGCTACTGATGCGTAACGGCGACGACCGTCCTCTGCAAAAGCCGACGACACCGCTGCCGTCGCTGGATCTCTTGACCCCACCGCCGACGGAAGTCGAGCCGGTAGACACCTTTGCGCTGGAGCAGATGGCGCGCCTGGTCGAAACTCGCCTGGCGGATTACCGTATTAAGGCTGATGTGGTGAACTACTCGCCGGGCCCGGTTATCACCCGCTTCGAGCTGAACCTGGCGCCTGGCGTGAAGGCGGCACGAATTTCTAACCTGTCTCGTGACCTGGCGCGATCGCTGTCGACCGTGGCGGTGCGCGTGGTGGAAGTGATCCCTGGCAAGCCTTATGTTGGCCTGGAACTGCCGAACAAAAAGCGTCAGACCGTGTACCTGCGTGAAGTGCTGGACTGCGATAAATTCCGCGATAACCCGTCGCCGCTGACCGTGGTGCTGGGTAAAGACATCGCCGGGGAGCCGGTGGTGGCCGATCTGGCGAAAATGCCGCACCTGCTGGTGGCCGGTACTACCGGTTCCGGTAAGTCGGTCGGCGTCAACGCCATGATCCTCAGTATGCTCTACAAAGCGCAGCCGGAAGACGTGCGTTTCATCATGATCGACCCGAAAATGCTGGAACTGTCGGTCTATGAGGGGATTCCGCACCTGCTGACGGAAGTGGTCACGGATATGAAAGACGCCGCAAACGCCCTGCGCTGGAGCGTCAACGAAATGGAACGTCGCTACAAGCTGATGTCGGCGCTGGGTGTGCGAAACCTTGCTGGTTATAACGAAAAAATTGCCGAAGCCGCTCGTATGGGGCGTCCGATTCCGGATCCTTACTGGAAGCCGGGTGACAGTATGGACGCCACCCATCCGGTGCTGGAAAAACTGCCGTACATCGTCGTGCTGGTTGATGAATTTGCCGACCTGATGATGACCGTCGGTAAAAAAGTGGAAGAGCTGATTGCACGTCTGGCACAGAAAGCACGTGCGGCGGGTATCCATCTCGTTCTGGCGACCCAGCGTCCGTCGGTGGATGTGATCACCGGCCTTATCAAAGCTAACATTCCGACTCGTATTGCGTTTACCGTGTCCAGTAAAATCGACTCCCGTACCATCCTCGATCAGGGCGGTGCGGAATCCCTGTTGGGGATGGGCGATATGCTATATGCCGCGCCTAACTCAAATACGCCGATTCGCGTTCACGGCGCGTTTGTTCGCGACCAGGAAGTGCATGCGGTGGTTCAGGACTGGAAAGCACGCGGTCGTCCGCAGTATATCGACGGCATCACCTCCGACAGCGAAAGCGAAGGCGGCGGTGGTGGCTTTGACGGCGGCGAGGAGTTAGATCCGCTGTTCGATCAGGCGGTCAACTTTGTTACCCAGAAACGTAAAGCGTCTATCTCTGGCGTTCAGCGCCAGTTCCGTATCGGCTACAACCGTGCGGCGCGCATTATCGAACAGATGGAAGCGCAGGGGATTGTCAGCGAACAGGGGCACAACGGCAACCGTGAGGTGCTTGCGCCGCCGCCGTTCGATTGA
- the lrp gene encoding leucine-responsive transcriptional regulator Lrp, translating to MVDSKKRPGKDLDRIDRNILNELQKDGRISNVELSKRVGLSPTPCLERVRRLERQGFIQGYTALLNPHYLDASLLVFVEITLNRGAPDVFEQFNAAVQKLEEIQECHLVSGDFDYLLKTRVPDMSAYRKLLGETLLRLPGVNDTRTYVVMEEVKQSNRLVIKTR from the coding sequence ATGGTAGATAGTAAAAAACGCCCTGGCAAAGATCTCGACCGCATCGACCGCAACATTCTCAATGAGCTGCAAAAAGATGGGCGTATTTCGAACGTCGAGCTTTCCAAAAGAGTAGGACTTTCTCCGACCCCGTGCCTTGAGCGCGTACGTCGTCTGGAACGACAAGGGTTTATTCAGGGCTATACCGCGCTGTTGAACCCGCATTATCTGGATGCATCGCTGCTGGTTTTTGTTGAGATTACTCTGAATCGCGGTGCGCCGGACGTGTTTGAACAATTTAACGCCGCCGTGCAAAAACTTGAAGAAATTCAAGAGTGTCACCTGGTATCCGGTGATTTCGACTACCTGTTGAAAACCCGCGTACCGGATATGTCGGCTTACCGTAAGCTTCTTGGCGAGACCCTGCTGCGCCTGCCGGGCGTCAACGACACCCGTACCTACGTCGTGATGGAAGAGGTCAAGCAGAGTAATCGTCTGGTAATTAAGACCCGCTAA